A single Cellulomonas sp. SLBN-39 DNA region contains:
- a CDS encoding FadR/GntR family transcriptional regulator — protein sequence MARRTGLIDVAVEALRARISSGEWPVGSRIPPEPALVELLGVGRNTVREAVQSLVHAGLLERRQGSGTYVLSASEMAVSMGRQIADARQRDVVEVRRALEMEAARLAARRRTSTDVAELLAHRDARAEAYRRNDLDAMVSTDLTLHRAVVRTAANPVLASMYENLLDAIGENIRFNFVTDVHAHDQHDGLVDAIVSGDARRAAEETSLYLSALLDD from the coding sequence ATGGCGAGACGTACCGGCCTGATCGACGTCGCCGTCGAGGCGCTGCGCGCGCGCATCTCGTCCGGGGAGTGGCCCGTCGGCTCGCGCATCCCGCCCGAGCCCGCGCTGGTCGAGCTGCTGGGCGTCGGCCGCAACACCGTCCGCGAGGCCGTGCAGTCGCTCGTGCACGCCGGGCTGCTGGAGCGCCGCCAGGGCTCGGGCACGTACGTGCTGTCCGCGTCCGAGATGGCCGTGTCCATGGGTCGGCAGATCGCCGACGCCCGCCAGCGCGACGTCGTCGAGGTGCGCCGGGCCCTGGAGATGGAGGCCGCCCGGCTCGCCGCGCGGCGGCGCACGTCGACCGACGTCGCCGAGCTGCTCGCGCACCGCGACGCCCGCGCCGAGGCGTACCGCCGCAACGACCTGGACGCCATGGTCAGCACCGACCTGACCCTGCACCGGGCCGTCGTGCGGACGGCCGCCAACCCTGTGCTGGCGTCGATGTACGAGAACCTGCTCGACGCGATCGGGGAGAACATCCGCTTCAACTTCGTCACGGACGTGCACGCGCACGACCAGCACGACGGGCTCGTCGACGCGATCGTCTCGGGCGACGCCCGGCGCGCGGCGGAGGAGACGAGCCTGTACCTGTCGGCGCTCCTCGACGACTGA